One part of the Bacillota bacterium genome encodes these proteins:
- a CDS encoding flagellar FlbD family protein, translated as MIKVTRLNGEEFYVNSDLIEFIEKTPDTVLTLTTGRKIVVKEDIPEIIKRITVFRGTLVRASLNLEENAEPEVDGKQELEKDQDEV; from the coding sequence GTGATTAAAGTAACCCGTTTGAACGGGGAGGAGTTTTACGTTAATTCGGATTTGATCGAGTTCATCGAAAAGACCCCTGACACCGTTTTGACCCTCACCACAGGAAGAAAAATCGTGGTGAAGGAAGACATACCTGAAATCATCAAGAGAATCACGGTTTTTCGGGGGACCCTCGTCCGCGCATCTTTAAATTTAGAAGAAAATGCAGAACCGGAAGTGGATGGAAAGCAAGAACTGGAGAAAGATCAAGACGAGGTGTAG
- a CDS encoding flagellar protein, whose product MTERVYFPQPLLPPAPEQGKEAQREVKQSASFAEILAQKTLKFSRHAQERIAKREISLSPDHLQRIHAAVEKAAAKGARDSLILVDNFAFVVSIKNRTVITALDEKSLRGNVFTNIDSAVII is encoded by the coding sequence GTGACGGAAAGGGTTTATTTTCCGCAACCGCTCCTGCCGCCGGCGCCAGAGCAGGGAAAGGAGGCCCAAAGAGAAGTCAAGCAATCCGCTTCCTTTGCGGAGATTCTCGCCCAGAAAACACTGAAGTTTTCCCGCCACGCCCAGGAGCGGATTGCGAAAAGGGAGATCTCTTTAAGCCCGGACCACCTGCAGCGCATCCATGCCGCAGTGGAAAAGGCAGCCGCAAAGGGAGCACGCGACTCGCTGATCCTGGTAGACAACTTCGCCTTTGTGGTCAGCATCAAGAACCGCACGGTGATCACCGCTCTTGATGAAAAAAGTTTGCGTGGAAACGTTTTCACAAACATCGACAGCGCCGTGATTATCTGA
- a CDS encoding flagellar biosynthetic protein FliO has product MKCPVLTKALRILEMMAILPAQAAALPNLDYQDPAPLNPPNIGALLLRLVISLIVVIGLALVVVKFLQRRPFFTRPARWIRILDQVTVGPNRGLLLAEIAGKIYVLALTDHSITKLLEIDDASFLTALLEEEEAARNPPLPGSRTWYPFWERRTFQNILSTKKEHLSRDIFEHREGE; this is encoded by the coding sequence ATGAAGTGTCCTGTTCTCACAAAAGCTCTCAGGATCTTGGAGATGATGGCCATACTGCCTGCTCAGGCCGCAGCACTTCCCAACTTAGACTACCAGGACCCGGCCCCTCTCAATCCCCCGAACATAGGTGCCCTGCTTTTGCGGCTGGTAATCAGCCTCATCGTTGTTATCGGACTTGCTCTGGTCGTAGTAAAGTTCTTGCAGCGGCGCCCTTTCTTCACGCGTCCTGCTCGCTGGATCAGAATCCTGGATCAGGTAACGGTCGGTCCCAACCGGGGCCTTCTGCTGGCAGAAATTGCCGGAAAAATATACGTCCTTGCCCTTACAGACCACAGCATTACGAAACTGCTTGAAATTGATGATGCTTCATTTTTAACGGCACTTCTCGAAGAGGAGGAGGCTGCACGGAACCCTCCTCTTCCGGGAAGCAGGACCTGGTACCCCTTTTGGGAAAGAAGAACCTTTCAAAATATCTTGTCAACGAAGAAAGAACATTTAAGCAGAGATATTTTCGAGCACCGGGAAGGGGAATAA
- the fliM gene encoding flagellar motor switch protein FliM translates to MTEILSQAEIDALLAALTAGEVTADELKEEEQTKKVRVYDFRRPNKFSKEQINTFQVIYENYARALATFLSAQLRSPVQISVASVEQLTYEEFIRSLPDPSIIIIFNMAPLEGNGIMEIQPPIVFGMIDRLFGGPGRTPPKTRSLTEIERTIVERISQRMLDLSREAWENISALAPRVEFIESNPQFAQIVSPMEMVILISLETKVGELEGFINFCIPYIVLEPIIEKLSVHYWFARAPKEHKQEYRLSLQQKIEAARISLRVILGSTSITVQELLDLQAGDVVPLDRRVDAHLDVLVGNRLKFYAKPGIQNNRLAVQITGFHEKGGELF, encoded by the coding sequence TTGACGGAAATTTTATCCCAGGCGGAAATTGACGCCCTGCTGGCCGCTCTTACAGCAGGAGAGGTAACAGCAGATGAACTTAAAGAAGAAGAACAGACGAAAAAGGTAAGGGTCTACGATTTCCGCAGGCCCAACAAGTTTTCCAAAGAGCAAATCAATACATTTCAGGTCATCTACGAAAATTATGCGCGGGCCCTGGCAACTTTTCTCTCGGCCCAGCTCCGGAGCCCGGTCCAGATATCGGTCGCCTCCGTTGAACAGTTAACATACGAGGAGTTCATCCGCTCCTTGCCTGATCCTTCGATCATCATCATTTTCAACATGGCTCCCCTTGAGGGAAACGGGATTATGGAAATCCAGCCCCCCATCGTCTTTGGGATGATCGACCGGCTCTTCGGGGGCCCCGGCCGAACTCCCCCAAAAACGCGTTCTCTCACGGAAATCGAACGGACCATTGTCGAACGGATTAGCCAGCGCATGCTGGATCTTTCGAGAGAAGCCTGGGAAAATATTTCAGCATTAGCCCCCCGGGTGGAGTTTATCGAATCCAATCCCCAGTTTGCGCAGATCGTTTCCCCAATGGAAATGGTAATTCTGATCTCCCTGGAAACAAAGGTGGGGGAACTGGAGGGATTCATTAACTTCTGTATTCCCTACATCGTGCTCGAGCCGATCATTGAAAAATTAAGTGTTCATTACTGGTTTGCAAGGGCCCCCAAAGAACACAAACAGGAATACCGCCTCTCCCTTCAACAAAAAATTGAAGCCGCCCGGATTTCTTTGCGGGTGATTTTGGGTTCCACTTCGATTACAGTGCAGGAACTCCTTGACCTTCAAGCAGGTGACGTTGTTCCCCTCGACCGCAGGGTTGATGCCCATTTAGACGTACTGGTCGGCAACCGCCTGAAATTTTACGCGAAACCCGGAATCCAGAACAACAGGCTGGCCGTACAGATTACAGGTTTTCATGAGAAAGGGGGAGAACTTTTCTGA
- the fliP gene encoding flagellar type III secretion system pore protein FliP (The bacterial flagellar biogenesis protein FliP forms a type III secretion system (T3SS)-type pore required for flagellar assembly.): MFILLGARAAEAQTIPFPRISFEIGSAERPAEVAQSLQILLIITLLSLAPAILMMLTSFTRVIVVLSFMRSALATQQMPPNQVLVGLALFLTFFIMAPTWQAVNREAVQPYMKGEITQQEALKKGMEPIREFLFKQTREKDLALFVSLAQIPRPRNYQDIPNYVLIPAFTISELKTAFQIGFVLYIPFLVIDMIVASTLMSMGMLMLPPMMISLPFKILLFIMVDGWHLLVRSLVMSFS; encoded by the coding sequence ATGTTTATCCTGCTTGGGGCCCGAGCAGCAGAAGCCCAGACCATACCTTTTCCCCGGATCAGCTTCGAGATCGGCAGTGCCGAAAGACCCGCAGAGGTGGCGCAAAGCCTCCAGATTCTTTTAATCATCACGCTTCTTTCTCTGGCACCGGCAATACTGATGATGTTGACCTCCTTCACGCGTGTCATTGTTGTTCTTTCGTTTATGAGAAGCGCCCTTGCCACACAGCAAATGCCGCCCAACCAGGTGCTCGTGGGGCTTGCCTTATTCCTGACGTTTTTCATCATGGCGCCAACCTGGCAGGCGGTCAACCGGGAGGCGGTCCAACCCTATATGAAGGGTGAAATCACCCAGCAAGAGGCTCTTAAAAAGGGGATGGAGCCCATCAGGGAGTTCCTGTTCAAGCAGACCAGGGAAAAGGACCTCGCCCTTTTTGTCTCCCTTGCCCAAATTCCCCGGCCTCGCAACTACCAGGATATTCCCAATTACGTTTTGATCCCGGCGTTTACAATCAGTGAATTAAAGACCGCCTTCCAGATCGGGTTTGTTCTCTATATTCCTTTTCTGGTGATCGACATGATCGTCGCAAGTACTTTAATGTCGATGGGGATGTTGATGCTGCCTCCCATGATGATCTCGCTGCCGTTTAAGATCCTCTTATTCATTATGGTGGACGGCTGGCACCTGCTGGTCCGTTCTCTTGTGATGAGTTTCTCTTAA
- the fliG gene encoding flagellar motor switch protein FliG encodes MKALTGKQKAAILLISLGPELSSQIFKYLQEEEIEQLTLEIANIRKVPPEKRDEVYQEFYQMCVANEYISQGGIDYARELLEKALGPQKASEIIGRLTASLQVRPFDFIRKADPGQLLNFIQGEHPQTIALIMAYLEPDQAASVLSALPADQQSEVARRVALMDRTSPEILKEVEKVLERKLSSVVTQDYTSAGGVKALVEVLNRVDRSTEKTIIEALEVQDPELAEEVKKLMFVFEDIVQLDDRSVQLVLREVDSHDLALALKGAGEEVMNKIERNISKRAAQMLKEDIEYMGPVRLRDVEEAQQRIVSIIRKLEEQGQIIITRGGREEIIV; translated from the coding sequence ATGAAAGCCTTAACAGGAAAGCAGAAGGCCGCAATTCTTCTCATCTCGTTGGGACCAGAGCTTTCATCCCAAATCTTTAAATACCTGCAGGAAGAAGAAATCGAACAGCTCACCCTGGAAATTGCCAACATCAGAAAAGTGCCGCCAGAAAAGCGGGATGAAGTTTATCAGGAGTTTTACCAGATGTGTGTTGCGAACGAGTACATCAGTCAGGGGGGCATAGACTACGCACGTGAACTCTTAGAAAAGGCCCTGGGCCCCCAAAAAGCATCAGAAATTATCGGGCGCCTTACGGCCTCCCTTCAGGTCCGCCCCTTCGACTTTATCAGGAAGGCAGATCCGGGTCAACTCCTCAACTTTATTCAGGGCGAACACCCGCAAACCATTGCTTTGATTATGGCTTACCTGGAACCGGATCAGGCAGCCTCTGTCCTCTCGGCGCTCCCCGCAGACCAGCAAAGCGAAGTGGCCCGGAGGGTGGCGTTGATGGATCGCACCTCCCCGGAGATTTTAAAAGAGGTCGAAAAGGTCCTGGAGCGCAAGCTGTCATCTGTGGTAACCCAGGACTACACGAGTGCCGGGGGCGTAAAGGCGCTTGTCGAGGTCCTGAACCGGGTCGACCGGAGCACGGAGAAAACTATCATCGAAGCCCTCGAGGTTCAGGATCCAGAACTTGCTGAAGAAGTTAAAAAGCTGATGTTCGTTTTTGAGGACATTGTCCAGCTGGATGACCGCTCGGTCCAGCTGGTCCTGCGGGAGGTTGATTCCCATGACCTGGCGCTGGCCCTGAAGGGAGCAGGAGAAGAAGTGATGAACAAGATCGAGCGCAATATTTCAAAACGGGCAGCCCAGATGCTGAAAGAGGACATTGAATATATGGGACCGGTGCGGCTCCGGGATGTAGAAGAGGCCCAGCAAAGAATTGTATCAATTATCCGGAAGCTGGAAGAGCAGGGGCAGATCATCATCACCCGGGGAGGGAGGGAGGAAATTATTGTTTAG
- a CDS encoding response regulator, translating to MGKRILIVDDAAFMRMMLKDILTKNGYVVVGEAENGAVAIDKYKELRPDLVTMDITMPEMDGITAVREIRKIDAQAKIIMCSAMGQQAMVIDSIQAGARDFIVKPFQPERVLEAVAKVLG from the coding sequence TTGGGGAAGCGGATTTTAATTGTAGACGATGCGGCCTTTATGCGGATGATGCTTAAGGATATTCTTACGAAAAACGGTTACGTCGTGGTAGGAGAAGCCGAAAACGGCGCTGTTGCGATAGACAAGTACAAAGAGCTGCGTCCCGATCTCGTAACCATGGACATCACGATGCCGGAGATGGATGGAATTACCGCCGTAAGGGAAATCAGAAAAATTGATGCCCAGGCAAAAATCATCATGTGCAGCGCAATGGGGCAGCAGGCAATGGTAATAGATTCAATCCAGGCGGGAGCGCGAGACTTTATTGTCAAGCCTTTTCAACCCGAAAGGGTTTTAGAGGCAGTAGCGAAGGTGCTGGGATAA
- a CDS encoding OmpA family protein: MRANRRRGDPPRVGSPYWMLTYGDMVTLLLAFFVALYAFSVIDVERFQAALLSIRGSLGFFEGQTGVLPKGQSLEEQLLADAQLREVKEGAEQFLQNQSFQGKVKLVLDERGLILRFQETVLFDPGKAILKPEAKRALTVVAAFLKQIPNQVRIEGHTCDLPIKTPSYPSNWELSTARATTVIQYLISLGVPGERLSAVGYGEYRPVVPNTSEENRRQNRRVDILILKQELGKKEPAPLNQKPGERQSAG, encoded by the coding sequence ATGAGGGCAAACCGGAGGAGAGGAGATCCCCCCAGGGTCGGGTCCCCATACTGGATGCTCACCTACGGAGATATGGTGACCCTACTTCTTGCCTTCTTTGTGGCTCTTTACGCCTTTTCTGTCATCGATGTAGAGCGTTTCCAGGCAGCCCTGCTCTCGATCCGGGGGTCCCTCGGCTTCTTCGAGGGCCAGACCGGGGTGCTCCCGAAAGGGCAGAGCCTGGAAGAACAGCTTCTGGCCGACGCCCAGCTGCGCGAAGTAAAAGAAGGGGCAGAACAGTTCCTGCAAAACCAGAGCTTTCAGGGGAAAGTAAAGCTGGTTTTGGATGAAAGGGGTTTGATTTTAAGGTTTCAGGAAACGGTTCTCTTCGATCCCGGAAAAGCAATTTTAAAACCAGAAGCAAAGAGGGCGCTGACAGTTGTTGCAGCCTTTCTCAAGCAGATTCCGAACCAGGTACGGATCGAAGGCCACACCTGCGATCTTCCCATCAAAACGCCCTCATATCCTTCAAACTGGGAGCTTTCCACAGCAAGGGCAACAACGGTAATTCAATATCTTATTTCCCTGGGCGTTCCGGGAGAACGCCTCTCCGCTGTAGGTTATGGCGAGTACCGCCCGGTTGTTCCCAATACCAGCGAAGAGAACAGGAGACAAAACCGGCGGGTAGATATTTTAATCCTGAAACAAGAACTGGGAAAAAAGGAGCCGGCTCCCCTGAATCAGAAACCGGGGGAACGGCAAAGTGCCGGATAA
- the fliI gene encoding flagellar protein export ATPase FliI: MRSEELDPIKYHGRIVQIIGLTIEALGPRGNVGELCYITTPEGRIKAEIVGFRGQHTILMPLGEMTGIGPGCEVVATGEVFKIGVGPGLIGRVLDGLGRPLDGRGPVSFADWYPVTAEARNPLERRRIREVLPLGIKAIDGLLTCGKGQRIGIFAGSGVGKSILLGMAARNTTADVNVIALIGERGREVREFIERDLGDEGLARSVVVAATADQPALVRLKGALLATAIAEYFRDQGRDVLLMMDSVTRFAMAQREVGLAIGEPPATRGYTPSVFALLPKLLERAGTSLKGTITGLYAVLVDGDDLNEPITDAVRGTLDGHIILSRELAAQNHYPAIDVLNSVSRVMIDLVPSEHLEKAARLRSILATYQEAKDLIEIGAYQRGSNPKIDEAIQMIEKCRTFLQQGIWEKYSFEATQELLFRLFS; the protein is encoded by the coding sequence ATGCGGAGTGAAGAACTTGATCCTATTAAATACCACGGCAGGATCGTTCAGATTATCGGGCTTACGATCGAAGCCCTGGGCCCCCGGGGAAATGTGGGGGAACTCTGCTACATCACGACACCCGAGGGGAGAATTAAAGCAGAGATCGTGGGCTTCCGGGGGCAGCACACAATCCTCATGCCGCTCGGAGAAATGACCGGGATCGGACCTGGTTGCGAAGTCGTGGCAACGGGAGAGGTTTTTAAAATCGGGGTGGGCCCGGGGCTTATCGGGCGTGTGCTGGACGGTCTTGGAAGGCCCCTGGACGGGCGGGGACCCGTCTCCTTTGCGGACTGGTACCCCGTCACTGCCGAGGCGCGCAACCCCCTGGAAAGAAGGCGGATCCGCGAAGTTCTGCCTTTAGGAATCAAAGCAATTGACGGGCTCCTCACATGCGGGAAAGGGCAGCGGATCGGAATTTTTGCCGGGAGCGGAGTAGGGAAAAGCATCCTTCTGGGAATGGCCGCCCGCAACACGACGGCAGATGTCAACGTAATTGCCCTCATCGGCGAGCGCGGCCGGGAGGTCAGGGAATTCATCGAAAGGGATCTGGGGGATGAGGGGTTGGCCCGTTCAGTGGTTGTTGCTGCAACCGCGGATCAGCCCGCACTCGTCCGGCTGAAGGGAGCCTTGCTGGCGACGGCAATTGCAGAGTATTTCCGGGACCAGGGGAGGGACGTGCTTTTGATGATGGATTCTGTAACCCGCTTTGCGATGGCCCAGCGTGAAGTGGGTCTTGCAATCGGAGAGCCCCCGGCAACAAGGGGCTATACCCCTTCCGTCTTCGCCCTCCTGCCCAAGCTCCTGGAAAGGGCGGGCACCTCTTTAAAAGGGACGATCACCGGGCTTTACGCGGTTTTGGTGGATGGAGACGACCTGAACGAGCCGATTACCGACGCCGTGCGCGGCACCCTGGACGGGCACATCATTCTCTCGCGGGAGCTGGCCGCCCAGAACCACTACCCTGCGATCGATGTTCTAAATTCCGTAAGCAGAGTAATGATCGATCTCGTCCCTTCAGAACATTTAGAAAAAGCTGCACGGTTAAGAAGCATTCTCGCAACTTACCAGGAGGCAAAGGATCTTATCGAAATCGGCGCCTATCAAAGGGGCTCCAACCCCAAAATCGACGAAGCAATCCAGATGATCGAAAAATGCCGGACCTTTCTGCAGCAAGGCATCTGGGAGAAATACAGCTTTGAAGCAACGCAAGAGCTGCTCTTTCGCTTGTTTTCATAG
- a CDS encoding motility protein A (Homolog of MotA, appears to be involved in motility on surfaces and under different ionic conditions. With MotS (a MotB homolog) forms the ion channels that couple flagellar rotation to proton/sodium motive force across the membrane and forms the stator elements of the rotary flagellar machine.) — protein MDFATALGLLSGLFLLFWAIKMGGSIGTFWDLPSIMIVIGGTLASTLINYPLPKVIGVARVLKNAFFTKVKDPTEIIRILVGFAEKARREGLLALEAEAETVDDRFLQKGIQLVVDGTDPELVRSILETDLTFLEERHKAGQAIFETMGLLAPAFGMIGTLIGLIQMLGVLDKPEQIGPGMATALITTFYGALLANLIFNPIAGKLRVRTSEEVLLREVMIEGILSIQAGENPRIVEEKMKVFLAPRLRENIHYAREIRSTGGL, from the coding sequence ATGGATTTCGCAACCGCGCTTGGCCTCTTATCAGGTTTGTTCCTTCTTTTCTGGGCAATAAAAATGGGTGGATCAATTGGGACCTTCTGGGATCTTCCCTCGATCATGATCGTAATCGGGGGAACCCTGGCAAGCACTTTAATCAACTACCCCCTACCAAAGGTGATTGGGGTCGCGAGGGTTCTGAAGAACGCCTTTTTTACCAAGGTTAAGGACCCTACCGAAATAATCCGAATCCTGGTTGGCTTCGCCGAAAAGGCAAGACGGGAGGGGCTGCTGGCGCTTGAGGCCGAGGCGGAAACGGTGGATGACAGGTTTCTCCAGAAAGGAATTCAGCTTGTCGTGGACGGGACGGATCCGGAACTCGTGCGGAGCATTCTGGAGACAGATCTTACTTTCCTGGAAGAGCGCCATAAAGCGGGCCAGGCCATTTTTGAAACAATGGGCCTTCTTGCTCCGGCCTTCGGAATGATCGGAACCCTCATAGGTTTAATTCAGATGCTGGGAGTGCTCGATAAACCCGAACAAATCGGTCCGGGAATGGCCACTGCGCTGATTACAACCTTCTACGGGGCGCTGCTGGCAAATCTGATCTTTAACCCGATTGCCGGCAAATTGAGGGTGCGAACCAGTGAAGAGGTGCTTTTACGGGAAGTGATGATCGAAGGAATTCTTTCCATCCAGGCCGGGGAAAACCCCCGGATTGTTGAAGAAAAGATGAAGGTTTTCCTGGCCCCGCGTTTGCGAGAGAACATTCACTACGCCCGGGAAATACGTTCAACAGGGGGTCTTTAA
- a CDS encoding flagellar hook protein FlgE, producing MMRSLFSAVSGLKTHQQRMDVIGNNIANVNTPGFKKSRVTFQDMLNQTIRGASRPVDNGRGGTNPIQIGLGVTMGSIDTIMTSASLQETGKMTDLGIDGEGFFILAEKEAGREFYTRVGSFDFDSNGNLVSNLNGMHVLGWLADTTGRINSEQDPVILKINLNETEPAKATENIVFAGNLDSRLAINDTVTVRQTVYDSLGNTYTAVIEFTNTGGGNWTCKLINMLNSAGNSIAPPGTYQGEGTVSFNNEGKWQSYSETNPFKFDPDGTGYLAEVNITPDFSKMTQYAAETTATVQSQDGYPSGVLESLTIDQSGTIVGVFSNGTTRALAQVALRRFTNPAGLLKAGNSLFIESSNSGKIDPAPPGTSGYGTIKPGSLEMSNVDLSSEFTDLIVTQRGFQANSRVITASDEMLQELVNLKR from the coding sequence ATGATGCGTTCCCTGTTTTCCGCTGTTTCTGGCTTGAAAACTCACCAGCAGCGGATGGATGTAATCGGCAACAACATCGCCAATGTAAACACCCCCGGTTTCAAAAAGAGCCGGGTTACCTTCCAGGACATGCTCAACCAGACCATCAGGGGGGCAAGCCGCCCTGTCGACAACGGGCGCGGAGGTACAAACCCGATCCAGATCGGACTTGGGGTCACCATGGGAAGCATTGACACCATCATGACCAGCGCCAGCCTCCAGGAAACAGGAAAAATGACCGATCTGGGAATCGACGGCGAAGGCTTCTTTATCCTCGCCGAAAAAGAAGCCGGTAGAGAGTTCTATACCAGGGTCGGCTCGTTCGACTTCGACAGCAACGGCAACCTCGTCAGCAACCTGAACGGGATGCACGTCCTGGGCTGGCTTGCCGATACTACAGGGAGAATTAACTCAGAACAAGATCCCGTAATCTTGAAAATTAATTTAAATGAAACGGAGCCAGCAAAAGCCACAGAAAATATAGTTTTTGCTGGCAACCTTGATTCTCGTCTTGCGATTAATGACACTGTAACAGTTCGCCAAACTGTCTACGATTCCCTGGGCAACACTTATACAGCTGTGATAGAATTTACAAACACTGGAGGCGGAAATTGGACTTGCAAATTAATTAATATGCTTAACTCTGCAGGAAATAGTATCGCACCGCCTGGGACATATCAAGGGGAAGGTACTGTTTCGTTCAATAATGAGGGTAAATGGCAAAGTTATTCAGAAACTAACCCCTTTAAGTTTGATCCTGACGGAACCGGGTATTTAGCAGAAGTCAACATCACTCCTGATTTTTCGAAAATGACGCAGTACGCTGCGGAGACCACGGCCACGGTGCAGTCTCAGGACGGGTACCCCTCGGGAGTGCTTGAGAGCCTGACCATAGACCAGTCTGGAACAATTGTGGGGGTATTTTCCAATGGGACCACAAGGGCGCTTGCCCAGGTGGCTTTGAGGCGCTTCACCAACCCGGCAGGGCTTCTGAAAGCAGGAAATTCCCTTTTCATCGAATCCAGCAACTCAGGAAAAATAGACCCGGCGCCACCCGGTACAAGTGGTTATGGGACAATCAAGCCCGGGTCGCTGGAGATGTCGAACGTGGATCTCTCCTCGGAGTTCACGGACCTGATTGTCACGCAGCGGGGGTTTCAGGCGAACTCCCGGGTGATCACGGCATCTGACGAGATGCTGCAGGAACTGGTTAATCTGAAGCGTTAA
- the fliY gene encoding flagellar motor switch phosphatase FliY — protein MSEKILTQEEIDFLLQGKTEALSDLEKDTLGEVANISMGTAATTLSSLVGKRVEITTPRVTITTRNKLQTEYPLPYVVVNVRYTAGLVGENLLIIKKQDAAIIVDLMMGGDGSNPPEELNELHLSAVSEAMNQMMGSAATSMSTIFHQKVSISPPTLRLINLAEEQLDPAIECGSEQLVQVVFQISIEDLLKSEMMQIIPLPFAKEMSLGLLGELKGEAPSEAKEPAPKEEAKAVSRPEPEMPVQPAAKAGGHIAAARQEVAAGSVVVQPAEFAPFTASSPPKETGNLSLILDVPLQFTVELGRTQKTIKEILDLGPGAIVELDKLAGEPVDILVNGKPIAKGEVVVIDENYGVRITEILSSAERMSSLQ, from the coding sequence CTGAGCGAAAAGATCCTGACTCAAGAAGAAATCGATTTTTTGCTGCAGGGAAAAACGGAAGCCCTTTCGGACCTCGAAAAAGATACGCTGGGTGAAGTTGCCAACATCTCAATGGGTACAGCAGCCACAACTCTTTCAAGTCTCGTTGGGAAAAGGGTGGAGATCACGACACCCCGGGTGACAATTACAACCCGAAACAAGCTTCAAACCGAATACCCTTTACCTTATGTTGTTGTAAACGTGCGTTATACCGCAGGACTTGTCGGAGAAAACCTTTTAATCATCAAAAAACAGGACGCCGCAATTATTGTTGACCTGATGATGGGAGGGGACGGCAGCAACCCCCCGGAAGAATTAAACGAACTTCACCTAAGTGCAGTCAGTGAAGCCATGAACCAGATGATGGGTTCTGCTGCCACATCGATGTCGACAATCTTTCACCAAAAGGTCAGCATCTCTCCGCCAACTTTGCGTTTAATCAACCTTGCCGAGGAGCAGCTGGACCCTGCAATCGAGTGCGGAAGCGAACAGCTGGTTCAGGTTGTTTTTCAAATCTCGATCGAAGATCTGCTGAAGAGCGAAATGATGCAGATCATCCCCCTCCCCTTTGCCAAGGAAATGAGCCTTGGTCTGCTTGGAGAATTAAAAGGAGAGGCTCCTTCTGAAGCAAAAGAACCAGCGCCAAAAGAGGAGGCAAAGGCCGTTTCCCGGCCCGAACCAGAAATGCCGGTCCAGCCTGCAGCCAAAGCCGGCGGTCATATTGCTGCAGCACGCCAGGAGGTGGCGGCTGGAAGTGTCGTCGTTCAGCCGGCAGAATTTGCCCCATTTACAGCTTCTTCACCGCCAAAGGAAACGGGCAATCTTTCTTTAATTCTGGATGTTCCGCTGCAGTTCACGGTAGAGCTGGGAAGAACCCAAAAAACCATCAAAGAGATCCTCGACCTGGGGCCTGGCGCGATTGTAGAGCTCGACAAGCTGGCAGGGGAACCAGTTGACATCCTCGTGAACGGAAAGCCGATTGCGAAGGGAGAAGTTGTAGTAATCGATGAAAATTACGGGGTAAGAATAACCGAAATTTTGAGTTCCGCAGAGCGGATGAGCAGCCTCCAGTAA
- the fliQ gene encoding flagellar biosynthesis protein FliQ, which yields MTEEFIITLGRDALYAVLLVSAPLLGVSLLVGLLVSIFQATTQIQEQTLSFVPKIIAVLVAAVIFAPWMLQILVSFTQSLYLNINRLAGGG from the coding sequence ATGACGGAAGAATTCATTATCACTTTAGGTCGCGACGCATTGTACGCGGTTCTCCTTGTATCCGCCCCTCTCCTGGGAGTCAGTTTGCTGGTTGGCTTGCTTGTGAGTATTTTCCAGGCAACAACCCAGATCCAGGAGCAAACCTTAAGCTTTGTTCCGAAGATCATCGCCGTACTGGTGGCAGCTGTAATTTTCGCGCCGTGGATGCTTCAGATTCTGGTCTCTTTCACCCAGAGCCTCTACTTAAACATTAACCGTCTGGCTGGCGGTGGTTAA